A single Lolium perenne isolate Kyuss_39 chromosome 6, Kyuss_2.0, whole genome shotgun sequence DNA region contains:
- the LOC127306973 gene encoding uncharacterized protein, translating into MAAVVAAVEAGVVAVASGRSSKLVRGLYWRLRAAVRRLQSERRRWRGGGARRERFSSFHYDALSYALNFDDGRPAADLVLV; encoded by the coding sequence ATGGCGGCCGTGGTGGCGgcagtggaggcgggggtggtggcggtggcgagcgGGCGGAGCAGCAAGCTGGTGCGGGGCCTGTACTGGCGCCTGCGCGCGGCGGTCCGGCGTCTGCAGTCGGAGCGGCGCaggtggcgcggcggcggcgccaggcGGGAGCGCTTCAGCAGCTTCCACTACGACGCGCTCAGCTACGCGCTCAACTTCGACGACGGCCGCCCCGCCGCCGACTTGGTCCTAGTATAG